A stretch of Paenibacillus mucilaginosus 3016 DNA encodes these proteins:
- a CDS encoding beta-ketoacyl-ACP reductase, protein MQKEACYLVTGGTRGIGRAVTEELLNTGARVAFTYRSSGEAAEELKARYGDRVLAVKADAEHLEQARETVAQVREAFGALDGLIINAGITRDKPLFLMQEEEWDEVLRVNLKGTYNYARAAIYEFVKQNSGRIVCMTSVSGITGSPGQTNYSAAKAGQIGFVRSLSKEVARHGITVNAVAPGYIETDMWEAMREEARTHALSSIPMGRAGRPEDVAHAVSFLLSPQAGYITGSVLVVDGGLSS, encoded by the coding sequence GTGCAAAAGGAAGCATGTTATCTGGTAACCGGGGGAACCCGGGGCATCGGCAGAGCGGTGACGGAGGAGCTCCTGAATACAGGAGCCCGAGTCGCCTTCACCTACCGCAGCAGCGGAGAGGCGGCAGAGGAGCTTAAGGCGCGCTACGGGGACCGTGTGCTGGCGGTCAAGGCCGATGCGGAGCATCTGGAGCAGGCGCGCGAGACAGTGGCTCAGGTCAGGGAAGCCTTCGGCGCCCTGGACGGCCTGATCATCAATGCGGGGATTACGCGGGACAAGCCGCTGTTCCTCATGCAAGAAGAGGAATGGGACGAGGTGCTGCGGGTCAATCTCAAGGGTACATATAATTACGCGCGGGCTGCGATCTATGAGTTCGTCAAGCAAAACTCGGGCCGGATCGTCTGCATGACTTCGGTCAGCGGGATCACCGGAAGTCCCGGCCAAACGAATTACTCCGCAGCCAAGGCCGGACAGATCGGGTTCGTCCGTTCGCTGTCCAAGGAGGTCGCGCGTCACGGCATTACGGTGAACGCCGTGGCCCCAGGCTATATCGAGACGGATATGTGGGAAGCCATGAGGGAAGAAGCGAGAACTCATGCTCTCTCCTCCATCCCGATGGGCAGGGCGGGGAGGCCGGAGGACGTGGCCCATGCCGTCAGCTTCCTGCTCTCCCCGCAAGCCGGCTATATCACCGGCAGCGTCCTCGTGGTGGACGGGGGATTAAGCTCTTAA
- a CDS encoding phytoene desaturase family protein: protein MQDVIIIGSGLGGLVTGAYLSKEGSSNVTVLERHYVHGGFATSFRRRPWEFDVSLHCLSGLAQGGRVGQIFEELGMFGRVEFHRAENLYRAVFPEHDLSVSGDPGAYRETLHRLFPQERGAIDGFFHACAEIREEMIHTHSRKPSTIIAYKDDSLQQMMDRFTMSKELQCMLAQFWVYFGLQPSELSAVYFAYAWTDYHHFGGYYPQGRSQRISDALKAIIEENGGRVITREDVEEITAPGGRVNGVRTKRGHEYSADLVISNIHPGQTLSRLSDPGSVPAAYREKVRRLRPSYSCLQAYLIMRGSLSEEYGEHHHEIFLNPTYDLNTIGEAIRTEQYEAMPLCITAYENIAPGYQPQPVTTLTVMQLCEAEGWTGAGRCGLSSKERRDSRPVSAAARIPVSGHQRPDGAYGAGDAANGDPVYESPAGGHLRRRPDRGAGALQGALADHADRGPLSGRRVEPPGSGVQRRDLGRTQSGEAADGRAGLRRQTRCKRKHVIW, encoded by the coding sequence ATGCAGGATGTGATCATCATTGGATCAGGACTGGGAGGGCTTGTTACCGGCGCTTACTTGTCCAAGGAAGGCAGCAGCAACGTAACCGTTTTGGAAAGGCATTACGTCCACGGAGGGTTCGCCACCTCCTTCCGCCGGCGGCCCTGGGAGTTCGATGTCTCCCTGCACTGCTTGAGCGGACTGGCCCAAGGGGGCAGGGTGGGGCAAATCTTCGAAGAGCTGGGCATGTTCGGACGCGTGGAATTCCACCGGGCCGAGAACCTGTACCGAGCGGTATTTCCGGAACATGATCTTTCCGTGTCCGGTGATCCTGGCGCTTACCGGGAAACCCTTCACCGCTTGTTCCCGCAGGAGAGGGGAGCCATTGACGGCTTCTTCCATGCCTGCGCCGAAATACGGGAAGAGATGATTCATACTCACTCCCGCAAACCCTCGACCATCATCGCCTACAAAGACGACTCCCTGCAGCAGATGATGGACCGCTTCACTATGTCGAAGGAGCTTCAATGCATGCTGGCCCAGTTCTGGGTCTACTTCGGCCTGCAGCCCTCCGAGCTGTCCGCCGTCTACTTCGCCTATGCCTGGACCGACTATCATCACTTCGGCGGCTACTACCCGCAGGGGCGGTCCCAGCGGATCTCCGATGCGCTGAAGGCGATCATCGAAGAGAACGGCGGCCGGGTCATCACCCGGGAGGATGTCGAAGAGATCACGGCCCCGGGAGGCCGGGTGAACGGGGTGAGAACGAAGCGGGGCCACGAGTATTCCGCCGACCTGGTCATCTCCAACATTCACCCCGGCCAGACGCTCTCGCGACTCTCCGACCCGGGCTCCGTGCCGGCGGCGTACCGGGAGAAGGTCCGCCGGCTCCGGCCCAGCTACTCCTGCCTTCAAGCTTACCTCATCATGCGGGGGAGCCTGAGCGAGGAATACGGCGAGCATCACCATGAGATTTTCCTCAACCCCACTTATGACCTCAATACGATCGGCGAAGCGATCCGGACCGAGCAGTACGAGGCGATGCCTCTGTGCATCACCGCGTACGAGAATATTGCTCCCGGGTATCAGCCGCAGCCGGTGACGACACTGACGGTGATGCAGCTGTGCGAAGCCGAGGGGTGGACCGGGGCTGGACGATGCGGCCTATCAAGCAAAGAAAGAAGAGATTCTCGCCCTGTATCTGCGGCGGCTCGAATCCCTGTATCCGGGCATCAGCGGCCGGATGGAGCATATGGAGCTGGCGACGCCGCGAACGGTGATCCGGTATACGAATCACCCGCAGGGGGCCATCTACGGCGCCGCCCCGACCGTGGAGCAGGCGCTCTCCAAGGGGCTCTCGCAGACCACGCCGATCGAGGGCCTCTATCTGGTCGGCGCGTGGAGCCGCCCGGGAGCGGGGTACAGCGGCGTGATCTCGGGCGGACACAATCTGGCGAAGCAGCTGATGGGCGTGCGGGTCTAAGGAGACAGACAAGGTGCAAAAGGAAGCATGTTATCTGGTAA
- a CDS encoding alpha/beta fold hydrolase → MAYVTVAEENAVPVEIYYEDHGTGKPVVLIHGWPLSGRSWEAQVPALIEAGYRVITYDRRGFGKSSQPWNGYDYDTFAADLHKLIEHLDLRDVTLVGFSMGGGEVARYVGTYGSDRVKKAVFAASVVPYFYKSDEHPEGGLAEEAIQSFQAGIKADRIAFLEAFIKNFFAAGDRTDLVSEPFRLYNLNIASYASPKGTLDCIDAFGRTDFRADVAKFTIPTLIIHGDADAIVPVEVSGQRAHDLIPGSQLAVIKGGPHGLNATHPEEFNAILIDFLKS, encoded by the coding sequence ATGGCTTATGTAACTGTTGCAGAAGAAAATGCAGTACCCGTCGAAATCTATTACGAGGATCATGGAACCGGCAAGCCGGTCGTCCTGATTCATGGCTGGCCGCTCAGCGGACGGTCGTGGGAGGCTCAAGTCCCGGCTTTGATCGAAGCGGGGTATCGGGTCATTACCTATGACCGCCGGGGCTTCGGAAAGTCGTCCCAGCCCTGGAACGGGTATGACTACGATACCTTTGCAGCCGATCTTCATAAGCTGATAGAGCACCTGGACCTTCGCGACGTAACCTTGGTCGGTTTCTCGATGGGCGGAGGCGAAGTGGCGCGTTATGTCGGTACCTATGGCAGTGACCGGGTGAAGAAGGCCGTGTTCGCCGCATCGGTTGTCCCCTATTTCTATAAATCGGACGAGCATCCGGAAGGCGGGCTCGCGGAGGAGGCCATTCAATCTTTCCAAGCCGGCATCAAAGCGGACCGGATTGCGTTCCTCGAAGCGTTTATCAAGAACTTTTTTGCAGCCGGCGACCGGACCGATTTGGTAAGCGAGCCGTTTCGTCTCTACAACCTGAATATCGCGTCGTATGCTTCGCCGAAAGGAACATTGGACTGCATCGATGCCTTCGGGCGTACCGACTTCCGGGCTGATGTAGCGAAGTTCACTATCCCGACGCTGATTATTCACGGGGACGCCGATGCCATCGTACCGGTGGAGGTCAGCGGCCAAAGAGCGCATGATCTGATCCCAGGCAGCCAGCTTGCTGTTATTAAGGGCGGTCCGCACGGGTTGAATGCAACCCATCCGGAGGAGTTCAACGCCATCCTGATTGATTTTTTGAAAAGTTAA
- a CDS encoding beta-ketoacyl-[acyl-carrier-protein] synthase family protein, whose product MQRRIAVTGLGVLSPAGSGKAKFWRAMTRGELGIGEIQAFDTSVFSVSRGGEVTDVDPASLLRVLDPSGVSRTTRLAAAAARMAAEDAGLQEAEYPPERVGVCFGTTMGNHTVLEQHHDEERSGNEPDIRLGAHYPYACISSAVSEEMGCEGPSFLIPTACAAGNYAISWGKELIEDGTLDAAIVGGSDALSRTCFAMFHRLGAIAPERCRPFDLDREGMMVSEGAAALILEDLDRAKARGAVIYAELLGYGLACDASHATAPHPEGLGAMLAMKRAMEDAGVGPEDISYISAHGTGTRANDSTESTAVRRTFGPLAEILPVSSIKSMIGHTMGAASAIEAVACALAVHHGVIPPTMNVETPDPDCVPNTVANQAQHMPVSVAMSNAFAFGGNISTILLGGAAE is encoded by the coding sequence ATGCAGAGACGGATTGCGGTCACCGGACTTGGCGTGCTGTCCCCCGCAGGCTCGGGCAAAGCGAAGTTCTGGCGGGCGATGACCCGGGGGGAACTCGGCATCGGCGAGATTCAGGCCTTCGATACCTCCGTATTCAGCGTCAGCCGGGGCGGGGAAGTGACGGATGTCGATCCGGCATCCCTGCTGCGGGTGCTCGACCCGTCGGGCGTCTCCCGGACCACCCGGCTTGCAGCGGCAGCAGCCCGCATGGCCGCCGAGGATGCCGGCTTGCAGGAGGCGGAGTACCCGCCCGAGCGGGTCGGCGTCTGCTTCGGCACGACCATGGGCAACCATACCGTCCTCGAGCAGCACCATGACGAGGAACGCAGCGGGAACGAGCCGGATATCCGGCTCGGGGCCCACTATCCCTACGCCTGCATCTCCTCCGCCGTATCGGAGGAAATGGGCTGCGAGGGGCCGAGCTTCCTGATCCCCACGGCGTGCGCAGCCGGCAACTACGCAATCTCCTGGGGCAAGGAGCTCATCGAAGACGGCACGCTCGACGCGGCGATCGTCGGCGGCTCCGATGCGCTGTCGCGGACCTGCTTCGCCATGTTCCACCGGCTCGGAGCCATCGCCCCCGAACGCTGCCGCCCCTTCGATCTGGACCGGGAGGGCATGATGGTCAGCGAAGGGGCTGCCGCTCTTATCCTGGAGGATCTGGATCGGGCGAAGGCGCGGGGCGCCGTCATCTATGCGGAGCTGCTGGGGTACGGTCTGGCTTGTGACGCCAGCCATGCCACCGCGCCGCATCCGGAAGGACTCGGAGCCATGCTGGCCATGAAGCGGGCGATGGAGGATGCGGGAGTAGGGCCGGAAGACATCTCCTATATCTCCGCCCACGGCACCGGCACCCGGGCCAACGATTCCACCGAATCGACGGCCGTCCGCCGCACCTTCGGTCCTCTGGCCGAGATTCTTCCCGTCAGCTCGATCAAATCCATGATCGGCCATACAATGGGCGCCGCCAGCGCGATTGAAGCGGTGGCCTGCGCCTTGGCCGTGCATCACGGCGTGATTCCGCCCACGATGAATGTCGAGACGCCCGACCCTGACTGCGTCCCGAATACGGTCGCGAACCAGGCACAGCACATGCCGGTGTCGGTAGCTATGAGCAATGCCTTCGCCTTCGGAGGCAACATCTCTACGATCCTGCTGGGAGGCGCAGCCGAATGA
- a CDS encoding alpha-glycosidase produces MNLEAIYHIDDIPYAFAVRADAIKVRIRAKRGEVVRARVLHSDRYVPYGHEVPLELELAASTAAHDYFEGLIQTSTFRVRYLFLLEDAEGRAVWYGELGASVHRDKAGLFHFPYLNPSNIHEVPDWIHDAVVYQIFPERFCNGDPANDPPLTEAWTPEARPRPDSWYGGDLAGIRQKLPYLQELGVTLMYLTPVFLSPSTHKYDISDYLKIDPQFGDMELLRTLVAEAHALGIRVMLDAVFNHSGQEFFAFRDLVEKGENSSYRQWFYAEGFPVTEEPEANYLTFATGIKTMPKLRTSDAELAQYLLEVAAYWIRETGIDGWRLDVANEVDMGFWRGFRQKVKSVKPDALIIGEIMHHAGPWLRGDQFDGVMNYVLREALVDFFAKQAIGVREFSARLALNRMMHSDAANQAMFNLIGSHDTDRFLTLCERHGLGWNDLKYDVERLRLAVFFLMTYTGMPMIYYGDEVGMRGGYDPDCRRPMIWDEEAQDRELFGFFRTMIALRRRHRALRRGTYRSWLEEEALGVLGYIRDDGTEQVLAVLNHSPNPVELELELPAGRRVGGMLADALSGAVYTPAARQVLALPPFGCMLLVET; encoded by the coding sequence ATGAATCTGGAAGCAATCTATCATATTGACGATATCCCTTATGCCTTCGCCGTTCGTGCGGACGCGATCAAGGTACGTATCCGCGCCAAGCGCGGTGAGGTGGTCAGAGCGCGGGTGCTGCATTCCGACCGCTATGTCCCCTATGGGCATGAAGTGCCGCTCGAGCTGGAGCTTGCGGCCTCGACGGCCGCTCACGATTACTTCGAGGGACTTATCCAAACGTCCACGTTCCGGGTGCGCTACCTGTTCCTGCTGGAGGATGCCGAGGGTCGTGCTGTGTGGTACGGTGAGCTTGGGGCGTCCGTACACCGGGACAAGGCCGGGCTGTTCCACTTCCCTTACCTCAACCCGTCGAATATTCATGAGGTGCCGGACTGGATTCACGACGCAGTCGTATACCAGATCTTCCCCGAGCGGTTCTGCAACGGGGACCCCGCCAATGATCCCCCGCTGACGGAAGCCTGGACGCCGGAGGCCCGTCCCCGTCCTGATTCTTGGTACGGCGGTGATCTGGCCGGCATTCGGCAGAAGCTTCCATATCTGCAGGAGCTGGGCGTCACTTTGATGTACCTGACTCCGGTCTTCCTGTCCCCTTCGACGCACAAATACGATATCTCGGATTATCTTAAGATCGACCCGCAGTTCGGTGACATGGAGCTGCTGCGGACCTTGGTGGCTGAAGCGCATGCGCTCGGCATCCGGGTGATGCTCGATGCGGTGTTCAACCATTCAGGCCAGGAGTTCTTCGCTTTCCGCGATTTGGTGGAAAAAGGTGAGAACTCGAGCTACCGGCAGTGGTTTTACGCTGAGGGATTCCCGGTTACCGAGGAGCCGGAGGCGAACTATCTCACCTTCGCGACGGGAATCAAGACAATGCCCAAGCTCCGCACGTCCGATGCCGAACTGGCGCAATACCTGCTGGAAGTGGCGGCCTATTGGATTCGGGAGACCGGCATCGACGGCTGGCGCCTCGACGTCGCCAACGAGGTCGATATGGGGTTCTGGCGCGGGTTCCGGCAGAAGGTCAAATCGGTGAAGCCGGATGCGCTGATCATCGGCGAGATTATGCATCACGCCGGGCCGTGGCTGCGCGGCGACCAATTCGACGGCGTGATGAACTATGTCCTTCGCGAGGCGCTCGTCGATTTCTTCGCGAAGCAGGCCATCGGAGTGCGCGAGTTTTCCGCCCGGCTGGCCCTGAACCGGATGATGCACAGCGATGCCGCCAACCAGGCGATGTTCAACCTGATCGGCAGCCACGACACCGACCGGTTCCTGACGCTGTGCGAGCGTCACGGATTGGGTTGGAATGACTTGAAGTACGACGTGGAACGGCTGCGTCTTGCCGTCTTTTTCTTGATGACCTATACCGGTATGCCGATGATCTATTATGGCGATGAAGTAGGCATGAGGGGTGGATATGATCCCGACTGCCGGCGGCCGATGATCTGGGATGAGGAGGCGCAGGACCGGGAGCTGTTCGGCTTCTTCCGTACCATGATCGCGCTGCGCCGGCGCCACCGCGCTTTGCGGAGGGGAACGTACCGCAGCTGGCTCGAAGAGGAGGCGTTGGGGGTACTCGGCTACATCCGCGACGACGGTACGGAGCAGGTTCTGGCGGTGCTGAACCACAGCCCGAACCCGGTGGAGCTGGAGCTTGAGCTGCCGGCCGGGCGGCGCGTCGGCGGGATGCTGGCCGACGCCCTGTCGGGGGCGGTTTATACGCCCGCGGCCCGGCAGGTGCTGGCGCTGCCGCCCTTTGGCTGCATGCTGCTGGTCGAAACGTAG
- a CDS encoding sugar ABC transporter permease, which yields MNLRLILTYVILAAASLASLYPALWILLSSFKTGTSLYSETLLPQGLTLDHYRELLSGRKYDYLLWFRNTLKVAVFSTLFGTFLTLLGSYAVARFRFVGRRYGLMGLLVLNMFPGFMSMIAIYVFLLQLNLLNSHWALILVYSSGSFLSNVFVAKGFYDTIPRSLDEAARIDGATNWQIFTRIMIPLSKPMLTYVSLVIFNGAWVDFIFAKLILRTGDKTTLAIGLYDMVSRFNSTDFTIFAAGAVLLAVPVMILFIWLQRFLVDGLTAGAAKG from the coding sequence ATGAACCTCAGACTGATCCTGACCTATGTCATCCTGGCCGCCGCTTCGCTGGCCAGTCTGTACCCCGCGCTGTGGATTCTGCTCTCCTCGTTCAAGACGGGGACCAGCTTGTACAGCGAGACGCTTCTGCCGCAGGGCCTGACCCTGGATCATTACCGGGAACTGCTGTCCGGGCGCAAATACGATTACCTGCTCTGGTTCCGGAACACACTGAAGGTCGCTGTCTTCTCCACCCTGTTCGGTACATTCCTCACGCTGCTTGGCTCCTATGCTGTGGCCCGCTTCCGGTTCGTGGGACGGCGCTATGGCCTCATGGGCCTGCTCGTGCTGAACATGTTTCCGGGCTTCATGTCGATGATCGCCATTTACGTCTTCCTTCTGCAATTGAACCTGCTGAACAGCCACTGGGCGCTGATCCTGGTCTACAGCTCGGGCTCCTTCCTCTCCAACGTGTTCGTAGCCAAGGGCTTCTATGACACGATTCCCCGGAGTCTGGACGAGGCGGCTCGAATCGATGGAGCGACGAACTGGCAGATTTTTACCCGCATCATGATTCCCCTGTCGAAGCCGATGCTCACCTATGTAAGCCTGGTGATCTTCAACGGGGCGTGGGTAGACTTTATTTTCGCCAAGCTGATCCTGCGCACCGGGGACAAAACGACGCTTGCCATTGGGCTCTATGACATGGTAAGCCGTTTCAACTCTACCGACTTCACCATCTTCGCGGCCGGTGCGGTGCTGCTCGCCGTGCCGGTTATGATCCTGTTTATCTGGCTGCAGCGGTTCCTGGTGGATGGCCTGACCGCCGGTGCGGCGAAGGGCTAG
- a CDS encoding TetR/AcrR family transcriptional regulator yields the protein MAVREDKKERIIESAVALFAENGYYKTTTGQVAKAAGVTQPYVFHFFANKEALFKAVIDRACARINEAFAGVEEGPERLKHAMGCVFTEIMKAHHSEILLAMQAHAIAEPEIREHVRRHYRQIHDTVTDKFEKAGVSQPDKEASRFVGIGFLIAISDVMDLPMLNGFYDSNEGKDTCGDVGTEGDDWSEVCV from the coding sequence ATGGCGGTGCGGGAAGACAAGAAGGAACGGATTATCGAAAGTGCGGTGGCCCTCTTCGCCGAGAACGGCTATTACAAGACGACGACCGGCCAGGTTGCCAAGGCGGCCGGAGTGACGCAGCCGTATGTGTTTCATTTTTTTGCCAATAAGGAAGCCCTGTTCAAAGCTGTGATCGACCGGGCCTGCGCTCGCATCAACGAAGCGTTCGCGGGCGTGGAGGAAGGGCCGGAGCGCCTTAAGCATGCGATGGGCTGTGTGTTCACGGAGATCATGAAAGCCCATCACAGCGAGATCCTGCTGGCCATGCAGGCCCATGCGATCGCGGAGCCGGAGATCCGTGAACACGTCAGAAGGCATTACCGGCAGATCCATGACACGGTGACCGATAAGTTCGAGAAAGCGGGCGTCAGCCAGCCGGACAAGGAAGCGAGCCGCTTCGTCGGCATCGGCTTCTTGATCGCCATCTCGGATGTCATGGATCTTCCCATGCTGAACGGCTTCTATGACAGTAATGAGGGGAAAGACACCTGCGGCGATGTGGGCACGGAAGGGGACGACTGGAGCGAAGTCTGCGTATAA
- a CDS encoding beta-ketoacyl synthase N-terminal-like domain-containing protein yields MNTMTDEVVLTGIGTVSSFGLDADALWEAVCSGRYHPGTPQAEGGHRTIRVPQEDLVPVLGSKGLRFVHGASRFLLAASAAALEEAGLPAGTVDPDRLGIVVGSNYANLHTADLYDRTLLSEGPRAVSAMEAPNLLVNAPAALLGVRLQARACNTTISTGACAGLDALGYAMTLLRRGKADCILVGGTEELSPELLGIYTMAGALPEDPSGDTGRPFDASSWGITPGEGAVAVVLERRSHAEGRGARILAGLASWTSGCAAGRTPGKREKSLSRVIGEALSKASAAPGEVGLVVSGACGLAALDEPEAEALQSLFGGRPTPVCAIKGVTGETGGAGGLFQLFAAVRSQASGIVPATAGARVTVPPQPPLSLTAEPQRRSPDERRPALLTALDLSGTVSAVVIR; encoded by the coding sequence ATGAACACAATGACTGACGAAGTAGTCCTGACAGGCATCGGTACCGTATCCTCGTTCGGCCTCGACGCCGATGCCCTGTGGGAGGCGGTCTGCAGCGGCCGTTACCATCCCGGCACCCCGCAGGCCGAAGGCGGGCACCGTACGATTCGTGTGCCGCAGGAAGACCTGGTTCCCGTGCTCGGCTCCAAAGGCCTGCGGTTCGTTCACGGGGCATCCCGCTTCTTGCTGGCCGCCTCGGCGGCGGCGCTCGAAGAAGCCGGTCTGCCGGCCGGCACCGTCGACCCGGACCGGCTCGGCATCGTAGTAGGCAGCAACTATGCGAATCTGCATACGGCCGACCTGTACGACCGGACGCTGCTCTCCGAAGGTCCGCGGGCGGTATCGGCCATGGAAGCGCCGAACCTGCTCGTCAATGCGCCGGCCGCTCTGCTCGGGGTCCGGCTGCAGGCCCGGGCGTGCAACACGACGATATCCACCGGCGCTTGCGCGGGGCTCGATGCGCTGGGCTATGCGATGACCCTCCTGCGCAGAGGCAAAGCGGACTGCATCCTCGTGGGCGGGACCGAGGAGCTCAGCCCTGAGCTCCTCGGCATCTATACGATGGCGGGAGCGCTACCGGAAGATCCCTCAGGGGATACCGGGAGACCCTTCGACGCCTCCAGCTGGGGGATCACCCCCGGGGAAGGAGCCGTGGCGGTCGTGCTCGAACGCCGATCCCATGCCGAAGGGCGGGGAGCCCGAATCCTGGCGGGGCTGGCCTCCTGGACCTCCGGCTGTGCAGCTGGGCGTACACCCGGCAAGCGGGAGAAGAGCCTGTCCCGGGTGATCGGCGAGGCTCTCTCCAAAGCGTCTGCGGCCCCGGGCGAGGTAGGGCTTGTGGTCTCCGGTGCCTGCGGGCTGGCTGCTCTGGATGAGCCGGAAGCCGAAGCGCTGCAGTCTCTCTTCGGCGGCAGACCGACGCCCGTCTGCGCCATCAAAGGCGTCACCGGCGAGACCGGCGGCGCCGGCGGCTTGTTCCAGCTTTTTGCGGCGGTGCGCTCGCAGGCGTCGGGAATCGTTCCCGCGACAGCGGGGGCGCGTGTAACGGTGCCCCCTCAGCCGCCGTTGTCCCTCACGGCCGAGCCGCAGCGGAGAAGTCCGGACGAACGCCGTCCTGCGCTGCTCACCGCTCTGGATCTCTCCGGAACGGTCAGTGCGGTAGTGATCCGCTAG
- a CDS encoding acyl carrier protein, whose protein sequence is MTQEQVKSQLREIIADLVEISDFADHDDFNRDLGIDSMMTIEIIAQIERKMNVVIPESALPEFVDLERTANRIYALVTEQSGTSAAVQA, encoded by the coding sequence GTGACACAGGAACAAGTGAAAAGCCAGCTCCGGGAGATCATTGCAGATCTGGTCGAGATCAGCGACTTCGCGGATCACGACGATTTTAACCGGGACCTCGGCATCGATTCGATGATGACCATCGAAATTATCGCGCAGATTGAGCGGAAGATGAACGTGGTCATTCCGGAATCCGCCCTGCCCGAATTCGTGGACCTCGAACGCACGGCGAACCGGATCTATGCCTTGGTGACGGAGCAAAGCGGCACGTCGGCAGCGGTTCAGGCGTGA
- the abc-f gene encoding ribosomal protection-like ABC-F family protein, which produces MTAIQVSNLTFAYPGSYDPIFEGVSFQIDTDWKLGFTGRNGRGKTTFLHLLQGKYEYSGTISAPVAFDYFPFPVEHPDHLTVDVLEEIVPGYEHWKLMRELNLLKVSEDVLYRPFESLSQGEQTKVLLAALFIQDNRFLLIDEPTNHLDLHARKLVGDYLNSKRGFILISHDRAFLDRCVDHILSINKTNIEIQKGTFSSWWTNKTRQDTFEMAQNEKLQKDIQRLSASSQRTSGWSHEIEKSKNGTRNSGSKLDKGYVGHKAAKMMKRAKSIEQRQHAAVEEKSKLLKNIEQAESLAITQLAYPKSELAVLDDVTIYYGEKAVCRNVRLTVEQGDRIAISGPNGSGKSSLLRLLGGEGLEYTGTLRREPQLRISYVSQDTSHLRGSLSDYAAEHGIDESLFKTILRKLDFARIQFEKDMASFSGGQKKKVLIARSLCEEAHLHIWDEPLNFVDVISRMQIEELLLAYAPTIVFVEHDREFHERVATKTIELG; this is translated from the coding sequence ATGACCGCCATTCAGGTATCCAATCTTACGTTTGCTTATCCGGGCAGCTATGACCCCATCTTCGAAGGGGTCAGCTTCCAAATCGATACGGACTGGAAGCTGGGGTTCACCGGGCGAAACGGCCGGGGAAAAACGACGTTCCTCCACCTGCTCCAGGGCAAATACGAATACAGCGGCACGATCTCCGCACCGGTTGCCTTTGATTATTTTCCGTTTCCCGTTGAACATCCGGATCATTTGACCGTCGACGTCCTCGAAGAGATCGTGCCGGGCTATGAGCACTGGAAGCTCATGCGTGAACTGAACCTGCTGAAGGTTTCGGAAGACGTGCTGTACCGGCCCTTCGAATCGCTGTCCCAAGGCGAGCAGACGAAGGTCTTATTGGCCGCACTGTTCATTCAGGACAACCGGTTTCTGCTCATCGACGAGCCGACCAATCACCTTGACCTGCACGCACGCAAGCTTGTCGGCGATTATCTGAACTCGAAGCGCGGGTTTATTCTCATATCGCACGACCGGGCCTTTCTCGACCGCTGCGTCGACCATATCCTGTCGATCAATAAGACGAATATCGAGATCCAAAAAGGCACCTTCTCCAGCTGGTGGACGAACAAAACCCGCCAGGACACATTCGAGATGGCGCAAAACGAAAAGCTGCAGAAAGACATCCAGCGTCTATCGGCTTCTTCCCAGCGTACGAGCGGCTGGTCCCACGAGATCGAAAAATCGAAAAACGGCACCCGCAACTCCGGCTCCAAGCTGGACAAGGGATATGTCGGGCACAAAGCAGCCAAAATGATGAAGCGCGCCAAATCCATCGAGCAGCGCCAGCACGCCGCGGTGGAGGAGAAATCGAAGCTGCTCAAAAATATCGAACAGGCCGAAAGCCTGGCGATCACGCAGCTCGCGTATCCCAAATCCGAACTCGCCGTACTGGATGACGTCACGATTTATTACGGGGAAAAAGCGGTATGCCGGAACGTCCGTCTGACGGTTGAGCAGGGGGACCGGATCGCCATCTCGGGACCGAACGGTTCGGGGAAGTCCAGCCTGCTCCGCCTCCTGGGCGGAGAGGGGCTGGAGTACACGGGCACGCTCCGGCGGGAGCCTCAGCTTCGAATTTCGTATGTATCCCAGGATACGTCTCATCTGCGGGGGTCGCTCTCGGACTATGCTGCCGAGCATGGGATCGACGAGAGCTTGTTTAAGACCATTTTGCGAAAGCTTGATTTCGCCCGCATCCAATTTGAGAAGGATATGGCCTCATTCAGCGGCGGGCAGAAGAAGAAGGTTTTGATTGCGAGAAGCCTGTGTGAAGAGGCTCATCTGCATATTTGGGACGAACCGCTCAACTTTGTCGATGTGATTTCCCGGATGCAGATCGAGGAGCTGCTGCTGGCGTACGCACCGACCATTGTATTCGTAGAGCATGACCGGGAGTTTCACGAGCGCGTCGCCACCAAAACGATCGAGCTCGGCTAA